From Juglans regia cultivar Chandler chromosome 8, Walnut 2.0, whole genome shotgun sequence, the proteins below share one genomic window:
- the LOC108989014 gene encoding probable pectinesterase/pectinesterase inhibitor 7 isoform X2, producing the protein MASKLFSPKRFSILLILLPLLISTLQLSFADSSDPTVTASPETICKSTQDPSYCKSVLPNRNASVFDYGRSVILKSLLQARKFSNTVDTYLQRRSSLSVTTVRALEDCQLLAGLNVDCLQASYETVNKTSVALPSSEVDDVQTMLSAVLTNQQTCLDGVETTASDSSIKNGLPGQLLNDTKLHGVCLALFSKGWVPIKKISSQPKRKHPKRRKLLQTSDEEAVTVYDIVVVSKDGSGHFTDITSAITAAPNNLNASDGYFLIYVTADVYEENVSIPKGKRYLLMIGDGINQTIITGSRSVDDGYTTFNSATFAVVAPGFVAVNITFRNTAGAIKHQAVALRSGADMSTFYSCSFEGYQDTLYTHSFRQFYRECDIYGTVDFIFGNAAVVLQNCNIYPRLPLSGQFNSITAQGRTDPNQNTGTSIQNATIKAADDLAASGGTSTQTYLGRPWKQYSTTVFMQSFMDSLINPAGWHEWSGTFALSTLYYAEYNNTGPGSDTTNRVTWDGYHVIDANDAASFTVSTFLQADVWLPQTGVPYTDGLI; encoded by the exons ATGGCTTCCAAGCTTTTCTCTCCCAAAAGATTTTCAATACTTTTAATTCTCCTTCCCTTGTTAATTTCCACCCTGCAGCTATCTTTTGCAGATAGCTCTGATCCGACTGTTACCGCCTCACCTGAAACCATTTGCAAGTCCACCCAGGATCCTTCTTATTGCAAATCCGTGCTCCCTAACCGCAATGCTAGTGTCTTCGACTATGGTCGATCTGTGATTTTAAAATCATTATTGCAAGCACGTAAATTTTCAAATACTGTGGATACGTATCTTCAACGTAGATCCTCTTTGTCCGTAACCACAGTACGTGCCCTTGAAGATTGCCAGCTGCTCGCTGGATTAAACGTGGATTGCCTTCAAGCTTCCTATGAAACTGTCAATAAAACCAGTGTTGCCCTCCCTAGCTCCGAAGTGGATGATGTTCAAACCATGCTTAGTGCAGTTTTAACAAACCAGCAAACTTGTTTGGATGGCGTAGAAACCACGGCTTCAGATTCAAGCATAAAGAATGGTCTTCCAGGGCAACTCCTGAATGACACTAAGCTCCATGGCGTCTGTCTGGCCTTGTTCAGCAAGGGTTGGGTTCCTATCAAGAAGATAAGCTCGCAGCCGAAGAGGAAACATCCTAA ACGGAGAAAGCTTCTTCAGACAAGTGATGAGGAAGCTGTTACGGTTTATGACATTGTGGTGGTGAGCAAGGATGGAAGCGGACATTTCACCGACATTACCTCTGCCATTACTGCTGCTCCAAACAACCTTAACGCCTCTGATGGATACTTTTTGATCTATGTCACGGCCGATGTTTACGAAGAGAATGTGTCCATTCCGAAGGGCAAGAGGTATTTGTTGATGATTGGAGATGGCATCAACCAGACTATTATCACAGGAAGCCGAAGCGTTGACGATGGGTACACGACATTCAATTCCGCAACATTTG CTGTGGTTGCACCAGGGTTCGTGGCCGTGAATATAACTTTCCGCAACACTGCTGGGGCAATCAAGCACCAGGCGGTTGCACTACGAAGTGGAGCAGATATGTCAACATTTTATAGCTGCAGCTTTGAAGGGTACCAGGACACATTGTACACGCATTCTTTTAGACAATTCTACAGGGAATGTGATATCTACGGGACGGTTGACTTCATATTTGGAAACGCTGCAGTTGTTCTCCAAAACTGCAACATATATCCTCGCCTTCCATTGTCAGGACAATTTAATTCCATCACTGCTCAAGGTAGAACAGACCCAAATCAAAACACAGGCACTTCAATCCAGAATGCTACAATTAAAGCAGCCGATGATTTGGCTGCAAGTGGTGGTACTTCTACTCAAACTTACCTAGGGAGGCCATGGAAGCAGTACTCTACGACGGTTTTCATGCAATCTTTCATGGACAGTTTGATAAATCCTGCTGGCTGGCATGAATGGAGTGGAACTTTTGCACTGAGCACGTTGTATTATGCGGAGTATAATAATACGGGACCTGGATCAGACACTACGAATAGAGTGACATGGGATGGTTACCATGTCATCGACGCCAATGATGCTGCTAGCTTTACTGTGTCTACCTTCTTACAGGCTGATGTTTGGCTGCCTCAAACAGGAGTGCCTTACACCGATGGCTTAATATGA
- the LOC108989014 gene encoding probable pectinesterase/pectinesterase inhibitor 7 isoform X1 translates to MASKLFSPKRFSILLILLPLLISTLQLSFADSSDPTVTASPETICKSTQDPSYCKSVLPNRNASVFDYGRSVILKSLLQARKFSNTVDTYLQRRSSLSVTTVRALEDCQLLAGLNVDCLQASYETVNKTSVALPSSEVDDVQTMLSAVLTNQQTCLDGVETTASDSSIKNGLPGQLLNDTKLHGVCLALFSKGWVPIKKISSQPKRKHPKFRNGRLPLKMSSQKRAIYESARRRKLLQTSDEEAVTVYDIVVVSKDGSGHFTDITSAITAAPNNLNASDGYFLIYVTADVYEENVSIPKGKRYLLMIGDGINQTIITGSRSVDDGYTTFNSATFAVVAPGFVAVNITFRNTAGAIKHQAVALRSGADMSTFYSCSFEGYQDTLYTHSFRQFYRECDIYGTVDFIFGNAAVVLQNCNIYPRLPLSGQFNSITAQGRTDPNQNTGTSIQNATIKAADDLAASGGTSTQTYLGRPWKQYSTTVFMQSFMDSLINPAGWHEWSGTFALSTLYYAEYNNTGPGSDTTNRVTWDGYHVIDANDAASFTVSTFLQADVWLPQTGVPYTDGLI, encoded by the exons ATGGCTTCCAAGCTTTTCTCTCCCAAAAGATTTTCAATACTTTTAATTCTCCTTCCCTTGTTAATTTCCACCCTGCAGCTATCTTTTGCAGATAGCTCTGATCCGACTGTTACCGCCTCACCTGAAACCATTTGCAAGTCCACCCAGGATCCTTCTTATTGCAAATCCGTGCTCCCTAACCGCAATGCTAGTGTCTTCGACTATGGTCGATCTGTGATTTTAAAATCATTATTGCAAGCACGTAAATTTTCAAATACTGTGGATACGTATCTTCAACGTAGATCCTCTTTGTCCGTAACCACAGTACGTGCCCTTGAAGATTGCCAGCTGCTCGCTGGATTAAACGTGGATTGCCTTCAAGCTTCCTATGAAACTGTCAATAAAACCAGTGTTGCCCTCCCTAGCTCCGAAGTGGATGATGTTCAAACCATGCTTAGTGCAGTTTTAACAAACCAGCAAACTTGTTTGGATGGCGTAGAAACCACGGCTTCAGATTCAAGCATAAAGAATGGTCTTCCAGGGCAACTCCTGAATGACACTAAGCTCCATGGCGTCTGTCTGGCCTTGTTCAGCAAGGGTTGGGTTCCTATCAAGAAGATAAGCTCGCAGCCGAAGAGGAAACATCCTAAGTTCAGAAATGGGCGCTTACCCTTAAAGATGTCCAGCCAGAAACGAGCAATTTATGAATCAGCGAGACGGAGAAAGCTTCTTCAGACAAGTGATGAGGAAGCTGTTACGGTTTATGACATTGTGGTGGTGAGCAAGGATGGAAGCGGACATTTCACCGACATTACCTCTGCCATTACTGCTGCTCCAAACAACCTTAACGCCTCTGATGGATACTTTTTGATCTATGTCACGGCCGATGTTTACGAAGAGAATGTGTCCATTCCGAAGGGCAAGAGGTATTTGTTGATGATTGGAGATGGCATCAACCAGACTATTATCACAGGAAGCCGAAGCGTTGACGATGGGTACACGACATTCAATTCCGCAACATTTG CTGTGGTTGCACCAGGGTTCGTGGCCGTGAATATAACTTTCCGCAACACTGCTGGGGCAATCAAGCACCAGGCGGTTGCACTACGAAGTGGAGCAGATATGTCAACATTTTATAGCTGCAGCTTTGAAGGGTACCAGGACACATTGTACACGCATTCTTTTAGACAATTCTACAGGGAATGTGATATCTACGGGACGGTTGACTTCATATTTGGAAACGCTGCAGTTGTTCTCCAAAACTGCAACATATATCCTCGCCTTCCATTGTCAGGACAATTTAATTCCATCACTGCTCAAGGTAGAACAGACCCAAATCAAAACACAGGCACTTCAATCCAGAATGCTACAATTAAAGCAGCCGATGATTTGGCTGCAAGTGGTGGTACTTCTACTCAAACTTACCTAGGGAGGCCATGGAAGCAGTACTCTACGACGGTTTTCATGCAATCTTTCATGGACAGTTTGATAAATCCTGCTGGCTGGCATGAATGGAGTGGAACTTTTGCACTGAGCACGTTGTATTATGCGGAGTATAATAATACGGGACCTGGATCAGACACTACGAATAGAGTGACATGGGATGGTTACCATGTCATCGACGCCAATGATGCTGCTAGCTTTACTGTGTCTACCTTCTTACAGGCTGATGTTTGGCTGCCTCAAACAGGAGTGCCTTACACCGATGGCTTAATATGA
- the LOC118349184 gene encoding replication protein A 70 kDa DNA-binding subunit B-like has product MRTIYTSIKDITPSTKNWSIKMIVSDKSPKRTAQHSPTKYQNLTLIDPEGNRLQATIFGKDIDLRNDMLHIFRSYYIGNAYVKPLDPRHRIEAHEYQWILNSRTIIENIPDDEVELQPPEYDIITFTNLHDYKDTGTEIAILAIAIYMKPPREIISIHGPTKIQEIYVIDQSLMPIWLTMWSRFVDGECRIISDIIEAKPTLLAIRIKVGSYNGLSLSSQPTSVFTLNPVIPAATPLCQCCRAYIDVDDGNGRLGAVMFGKIAEEAPGCTAIELMEHTGEEGDPAAHEDPRLRSSSK; this is encoded by the exons ATGAGGACTATCTATACATCAATCAAAGACATTACTCCAAGTACAAAAAATTGGAGCATCAAGATGATTGTGTCAGACAAATCTCCCAAACGTACTGCACAACATTCGccgacaaaatatcaaaatctgacattGATAGACCCTGAG GGCAACCGACTacaagcaacaattttcggcaAAGATATAGACCTACGTAATGATATGTTACACATCTTCCGGTCTTACTACATCGGTAATGCTTATGTTAAGCCTTTAGATCCCAGGCATAGAATTGAAGCGCATGAATACCAgtggatcttaaattcaagaacaatcatCGAAAACATTCCAGATGACGAAGTGGAATTACAACCACCAGAATATGATATTATCACATTCACCAATCTGCATGACTACAAAGACACTGGAACCGAAATAG CTATTTTGGCGATCGCAATATACATGAAACCTCCTAGAGAAATTATCTCAATACATGGGccaacaaaaattcaagaaatatatgttatcGACCAGAG CCTAATGCCCATATGGTTGACTATGTGGAGTCGatttgtggatggtgaatgcCGAATAATCTCTGATATTATTGAAGCTAAGCCAACTCTACTCGCAATACGTATAAAAGTTGGTTCATACAATG GTCTCTCTCTTTCGTCTCAACCAACGAGTGTATTTACCTTAAATCCTGTCATCCCTGCTGCAACTCCATTATGTCAATG cTGTCGAGCTTACATCGACGTTGACGATGGTAATGGACGACTAGGAGCTGTCATGTTCGGTAAAATCGCAGAAGAAGCTCCAGGTTGCACAGCAATCGAACTAATGGAACATACAGGAGAG
- the LOC108989002 gene encoding pectinesterase-like, with translation MNNLRKRTRFLATFLPISAIVLVLLSQITHLKKSPKTIDNQHILIHKHFQVAHSTCQGTLYPDLCVSTLSSFPDLIAKTPRQIISATVNYTISEVRTSSSNCTGIRQKLKNLDPLGKRALDDCLELFDDTLAELHATICDLFPKKSAPQNNFHNLQTFLSAAMTNQYTCLDGFAYSNGSHVRKVIKNSLYSISHHLSNALAILKKIPSVNKSESEVYPEYGEMKDGFPSWVSGKGRKLLQSSSVNGTKYDLVVAKDGTGNFTTIGEAVAAAPNSSTTRFVIYIKAGAYFENVEVERNKTNLMFIGDGIGKTIVKASRNVVDGWTTFRSATVAVVGNGFIAKGITFENSAGPSKHQAVALRSGADLSAFYKCSFVAYQDTLYVHSLRQFYRDCDIYGTIDFIFGNAAVVLQNCNLYARKPNENQRNIFTAQGREDPNQNTGISILNCKVTAASDLIPVKASFKTYLGRPWKEYSRTVFLTSSIDDLVDPAGWLEWNGTFALSTLYYGEYMNRGPGSNTSARVTWPGYRVINSSAEASQFTVGALIQGNEWLNSTSVPYYLNLS, from the exons ATGAATAATCTCAGAAAACGAACTAGATTCTTGGCCACTTTCTTGCCCATTTCAGCCATTGTCTTGGTGTTACTCTCCCAAATAACCCATTTGAAAAAGAGCCCCAAAACCATAGACAATCAACACATACTCATCCACAAACACTTCCAAGTAGCCCACTCAACATGCCAAGGCACACTCTACCCTGACCTCTGCGTCTCAACCCTCTCTTCTTTCCCAGATCTCATCGCCAAAACACCCCGACAGATAATCTCGGCCACCGTAAACTACACCATATCCGAGGTACGAACCTCCTCCTCAAACTGCACCGGCATTCGACAGAAGCTCAAGAATCTCGACCCTCTTGGAAAGAGAGCTCTCGACGATTGCCTTGAGCTCTTTGACGACACCCTTGCCGAGCTTCATGCAACCATCTGCGATCTCTTCCCTAAGAAATCAGCCCCCCAGAATAATTTCCATAACTTGCAAACATTTTTAAGCGCGGCAATGACTAACCAGTACACGTGCCTTGATGGATTTGCTTATAGCAACGGAAGTCATGTGAGAAAAGTGATCAAGAACAGCTTGTATAGTATCTCTCACCATCTAAGTAATGCTCTCGCCATACTCAAGAAAATCCCCAGCGTTAACAAATCCGAGTCCGAGGTATACCCTGAGTATGGAGAAATGAAAGATGGGTTTCCTTCGTGGGTTTCGGGGAAGGGCAGAAAACTGTTACAATCTTCATCAGTGAATGGGACAAAATATGACTTGGTGGTGGCCAAGGATGGAACTGGGAATTTCACCACTATCGGTGAGGCTGTAGCTGCTGCTCCAAACTCCAGCACAACCAG GTTTGTGATATACATAAAGGCCGGTGCATATTTTGAGAATGTAGAGGTTGAGAGGAACAAGACCAATTTGATGTTCATTGGAGATGGAATTGGAAAGACGATTGTGAAAGCAAGTAGAAATGTGGTGGATGGGTGGACTACATTCCGTTCAGCCACCGTAG CTGTGGTGGGCAACGGATTCATAGCCAAAGGTATCACCTTTGAGAACTCTGCAGGGCCTAGTAAACACCAAGCCGTGGCCTTAAGGAGCGGCGCAGATTTATCTGCCTTCTACAAATGCAGCTTTGTAGCCTACCAAGACACTCTCTATGTCCATTCCCTCAGACAATTCTACCGCGACTGTGACATCTATGGCACAATCGACTTCATCTTCGGAAACGCTGCAGTTGTTCTCCAAAACTGCAACTTGTACGCCCGGAAACCTAATGAAAACCAGAGAAACATTTTCACTGCCCAAGGGAGAGAGGATCCCAACCAAAACACTGGCATCTCAATCTTGAACTGCAAAGTTACTGCTGCTTCTGATTTGATTCCAGTGAAGGCATCCTTTAAAACTTACCTAGGTCGTCCTTGGAAGGAGTATTCTAGAACTGTTTTTCTCACGTCAAGCATTGATGATTTGGTTGACCCAGCTGGGTGGTTGGAATGGAATGGAACGTTTGCATTGAGCACCCTTTATTATGGGGAGTATATGAACAGAGGTCCGGGTTCAAACACAAGTGCAAGAGTCACATGGCCTGGTTACAGGGTCATCAACAGCTCGGCCGAGGCAAGCCAGTTCACAGTAGGGGCATTGATACAAGGAAATGAGTGGCTGAATTCTACTAGTGTTCCTTACTATCTCAATTTGAGTTAA